One window of the Rufibacter radiotolerans genome contains the following:
- the pxpA gene encoding 5-oxoprolinase subunit PxpA encodes MNEHTTVDLNCDLGESFGAYQLGHDEAILPYVTSANIACGFHAGDPSVMKKTVRLALAQNVAIGAHPGFPDLVGFGRRDMAVSPEEVYDMVVYQIGALTAFVQAEGSQLHHVKPHGALYNMAAVNPGLAEAIAEAIYKVQPSSILYGLAGSELIHAGQRIGLRVAQEVFADRTYQANGTLTPRRFPNALITDQQTAVNQVLRMVKEGKVQTLYGKDITIQADTICLHGDGAHALEFARSLHQTLTQERITLKAMDII; translated from the coding sequence ATGAACGAGCATACTACCGTAGACCTGAACTGCGATTTAGGCGAAAGCTTTGGCGCTTACCAGCTTGGCCATGATGAGGCTATTCTACCTTATGTAACCTCCGCGAACATCGCCTGCGGTTTTCATGCCGGTGACCCATCTGTCATGAAGAAAACGGTGCGTTTAGCCCTGGCGCAGAACGTAGCCATTGGCGCGCACCCCGGCTTCCCCGATCTGGTGGGCTTTGGTAGAAGGGACATGGCGGTCTCTCCTGAGGAAGTATATGACATGGTGGTCTACCAAATAGGCGCACTCACCGCGTTTGTACAGGCAGAAGGAAGCCAACTGCACCATGTAAAACCCCATGGCGCATTGTACAACATGGCTGCGGTAAACCCTGGGCTCGCCGAAGCCATTGCCGAGGCCATTTACAAAGTCCAGCCTTCTTCCATACTGTATGGATTAGCTGGCAGCGAACTCATCCATGCCGGGCAAAGAATTGGCCTGCGGGTTGCACAGGAAGTCTTCGCGGATAGAACGTACCAGGCAAATGGCACCTTAACGCCGCGCAGATTTCCCAATGCCCTAATCACCGACCAGCAAACAGCCGTCAATCAGGTCCTGCGCATGGTGAAAGAAGGCAAAGTGCAGACCCTCTACGGAAAGGATATCACCATACAGGCAGATACCATTTGCCTGCACGGCGATGGCGCACACGCTCTGGAATTCGCGCGCAGTCTGCACCAGACCCTTACCCAGGAACGCATCACGCTCAAAGCCATGGACATTATATGA
- a CDS encoding SDR family NAD(P)-dependent oxidoreductase — protein MNQASNPLSKTAIVTGGASGLGLAIVEKFIQHNIKTIVIGRDEQKLKTVKEKFGDLCIPVAFDLTNLSQIPALVQDLVQQHGKIDILVNNAGINQKKPFVEVTDEDFQNILLTNLTAVFAISREVVKTMLPYGEGNIVNISSMAAQYGLPKVIAYSAAKTGIEGMTRAMATELSPLGIRVNCVAPGFIATDMSAKALDNDPERKNKVLGRTPMGKLGVPADVADAVYFYATEGARYVTGTVLPVDGGNSIGF, from the coding sequence ATGAACCAAGCTAGTAACCCCCTTTCCAAAACTGCCATTGTCACCGGCGGTGCCTCCGGGCTGGGCCTTGCCATTGTAGAGAAGTTTATCCAGCACAATATCAAAACCATAGTGATTGGCCGCGATGAGCAGAAACTCAAAACCGTAAAGGAGAAATTCGGGGACCTTTGTATCCCGGTGGCCTTTGACCTGACTAACCTGAGCCAGATCCCGGCCCTGGTGCAGGACCTGGTGCAGCAGCACGGCAAGATTGACATCCTGGTGAACAACGCCGGCATCAATCAGAAAAAGCCCTTTGTAGAGGTAACCGACGAGGACTTCCAGAACATTCTGCTCACTAACCTGACCGCCGTGTTTGCCATTAGCCGCGAGGTAGTCAAAACCATGCTCCCTTACGGCGAAGGCAACATAGTGAACATCAGTTCCATGGCGGCCCAGTACGGTCTTCCGAAAGTGATTGCCTACAGCGCGGCCAAAACCGGTATTGAGGGCATGACTCGCGCCATGGCCACTGAATTGTCGCCGCTGGGAATACGGGTTAACTGCGTGGCACCCGGGTTTATTGCCACCGATATGTCGGCCAAAGCCCTGGACAATGACCCTGAGCGCAAAAACAAAGTGCTGGGCCGCACGCCCATGGGTAAACTGGGCGTACCCGCCGATGTGGCCGACGCCGTGTATTTCTACGCCACCGAAGGCGCAAGATATGTGACCGGCACGGTACTCCCCGTGGACGGCGGTAATTCGATTGGGTTTTAA
- a CDS encoding ester cyclase, with translation MEKERIVLETSLQEQNKDIVHQYASAFNQGNLDALVKLFAPEAEIQGVFGKAQMEKAVTVWRQLIDGLGMQLIIEEIIAEGNVVSVRYTERGTFKGIFMGHAPTGKSYEIVAMEWFKIVNGKIQQRWGARDHVAQARQIGLPLT, from the coding sequence ATGGAAAAAGAAAGAATAGTCCTGGAGACCAGTCTGCAAGAGCAGAATAAAGATATTGTACATCAATACGCAAGCGCCTTTAACCAAGGTAACCTTGACGCTTTAGTCAAACTCTTTGCACCAGAAGCAGAGATTCAGGGTGTGTTTGGAAAGGCTCAGATGGAAAAGGCAGTGACTGTATGGCGCCAGTTAATAGACGGATTGGGGATGCAATTAATCATTGAAGAGATAATAGCGGAGGGTAATGTTGTTTCTGTTAGGTACACCGAGCGTGGCACCTTTAAAGGTATATTTATGGGCCATGCACCAACTGGAAAGTCTTATGAGATAGTAGCGATGGAGTGGTTTAAGATTGTTAATGGTAAAATACAGCAGAGATGGGGAGCAAGAGACCATGTCGCGCAGGCTCGCCAGATTGGGCTACCGCTAACCTAA
- a CDS encoding 5-oxoprolinase subunit C family protein, which yields MSLRVEKPGLLTTVQDLGRWGFQQEGVIVSGAMDALAHRTANLLVGNQESAATLEFTLLGPSLRFEQDHLISLTGAAFTPKINGKTIACNRIVLVRKGALLEIGAAKKGCRGYLAVAGGLQVPLVMGSASTYLKAGIGGLNGKALMEGEVVPCLSLPSTEFPYLEVLQKAAQKSSYAQAFWYPSPMALSKKQENQVIRVMKGPEYDWFTPGSQNAFWTQPFKVTAQSDRMGYRLEGPVLGLVQERELLSTAVTFGTVQVPAQGNPIVLLADHQTTGGYPRIAQVITADFPALAQLPPGQKIQWQEVTVGEAQTLFLEQEQHLARLKTSIALKLRK from the coding sequence ATGAGTCTTAGGGTAGAAAAGCCGGGCCTCCTGACCACGGTGCAGGATCTTGGCCGCTGGGGCTTCCAGCAGGAAGGCGTGATTGTGAGCGGCGCCATGGATGCCCTGGCCCATAGAACGGCCAACCTGTTGGTAGGTAACCAAGAGTCGGCCGCCACGCTGGAGTTTACGCTGCTTGGCCCTTCGCTAAGGTTTGAGCAAGACCATCTTATCTCTCTTACCGGCGCTGCCTTTACTCCCAAAATCAATGGGAAAACTATTGCCTGTAATAGGATAGTTTTAGTGCGGAAAGGGGCGTTGTTGGAAATAGGGGCCGCTAAAAAGGGTTGCCGGGGTTACCTGGCCGTGGCCGGCGGCCTTCAGGTGCCCTTGGTGATGGGCAGCGCCTCTACCTATCTCAAAGCCGGGATTGGCGGCCTGAACGGGAAAGCGCTCATGGAAGGCGAGGTGGTGCCTTGTCTCTCTCTACCCTCAACAGAATTTCCTTATCTTGAGGTGCTGCAGAAGGCCGCCCAGAAATCTTCTTATGCCCAGGCCTTCTGGTATCCATCTCCTATGGCCTTATCCAAGAAGCAGGAAAACCAAGTAATTAGGGTGATGAAAGGACCTGAATATGATTGGTTCACCCCAGGAAGCCAAAACGCCTTTTGGACCCAACCCTTTAAAGTTACTGCCCAATCTGACCGCATGGGTTACCGGCTGGAAGGGCCTGTTTTAGGTCTGGTGCAAGAGCGGGAGTTGCTGTCCACGGCAGTCACCTTCGGGACGGTGCAGGTGCCGGCGCAGGGAAATCCCATTGTGCTGCTTGCTGATCATCAAACCACCGGAGGCTACCCCAGAATTGCCCAGGTCATTACCGCCGACTTTCCGGCGCTAGCCCAGTTGCCGCCCGGTCAAAAAATCCAGTGGCAGGAGGTAACAGTAGGCGAGGCTCAGACTTTATTCCTGGAGCAGGAGCAACACTTGGCGCGCCTGAAAACCTCGATTGCCTTAAAACTAAGAAAATGA
- a CDS encoding NRAMP family divalent metal transporter, whose amino-acid sequence MKSTKNWSVLLGAAFLMATSAVGPGFLTQTTVFTQKLGASFGFVILVSILLDIVVQLNVWRVIAVSEKRAQEIANLVLPGLGVFISILIVLGGFAFNIGNVGGAGLGFQVLLGITPETGAILAALMAIVIFLVREAGKVMDRFAQVMGLLMILLIIYVAVVSAPPLGEAAVKTILPDQLDLMAIITLVGGTVGGYITFAGGHRLLDAGIRGEASLPSVNTSAVSGITIASIIRVFLFLATLGVVSKGLALDEANPPASVFQLAAGAVGYKLFGLVMLAAAVTSIVGSAYTSVSFLKSFHSRIASNEKWFIIGFIAISTIIFVLIGKPVHLLILAGSLNGLILPITLATILIAAYRFKIIGTYRHPLWLAILGVIAVLMMAYMGGVTLVNQLPQLFE is encoded by the coding sequence ATGAAGTCAACTAAAAACTGGAGTGTCCTGCTAGGGGCGGCTTTCCTAATGGCAACCTCGGCGGTAGGGCCTGGGTTTCTCACGCAAACCACGGTGTTCACGCAGAAGCTGGGTGCCAGTTTCGGGTTTGTGATACTGGTGTCCATTCTCCTGGATATTGTGGTGCAGTTGAATGTCTGGCGCGTGATAGCCGTCTCAGAGAAGCGCGCGCAGGAGATTGCCAACCTCGTCTTGCCTGGGCTGGGCGTGTTCATTTCCATTCTGATTGTCTTAGGCGGATTTGCCTTCAATATTGGAAACGTGGGCGGGGCAGGGCTAGGCTTTCAAGTGCTGTTGGGCATTACGCCAGAGACAGGTGCCATCCTGGCCGCGCTTATGGCCATCGTCATCTTTCTGGTGCGGGAAGCAGGGAAGGTAATGGACCGCTTTGCCCAGGTCATGGGCCTGCTTATGATTCTGCTTATTATTTACGTGGCGGTGGTTTCGGCTCCACCACTGGGGGAGGCCGCTGTGAAAACCATTTTACCTGATCAACTGGATCTCATGGCCATTATTACGCTGGTGGGCGGGACCGTGGGTGGCTACATCACCTTTGCCGGCGGGCACCGGTTACTGGATGCCGGCATACGGGGAGAAGCGTCTTTACCCAGTGTCAATACCAGTGCCGTGTCTGGGATTACCATTGCCTCCATCATTAGGGTGTTTCTGTTCCTGGCCACCTTGGGTGTGGTAAGCAAAGGCCTGGCCCTGGATGAGGCGAATCCGCCGGCTTCGGTGTTTCAATTGGCGGCCGGGGCAGTGGGGTACAAGCTGTTCGGGTTGGTGATGCTGGCCGCGGCGGTGACGTCTATAGTAGGCTCTGCTTATACCTCCGTTTCGTTTCTAAAGTCTTTCCATTCGCGCATTGCCTCCAATGAGAAGTGGTTTATCATCGGGTTCATCGCCATTTCCACCATCATCTTTGTGTTGATTGGCAAACCCGTGCACCTCTTGATTTTAGCGGGCTCCCTTAATGGTTTGATCTTACCTATCACCTTGGCTACCATCTTGATCGCCGCCTATAGATTCAAGATTATAGGCACCTACAGACACCCGCTCTGGCTTGCAATCTTAGGAGTGATTGCAGTGTTGATGATGGCGTATATGGGAGGCGTGACCTTAGTAAATCAATTGCCGCAGTTGTTTGAGTAG
- a CDS encoding endo-1,4-beta-xylanase → MRKNRIIFAAGIAFATLGCVSGTVNQGEPSLKEVFKKDFYVGAALNYPQASGKDPKAEAIIAKHFSTITPENLLKWANVHPKPDTYNFKPADDFVALGKKYKQFIVGHTLTWHQQTPNWVFESEPGKPASKEQLLQRQTDHIMAVAGRYKGQINGWDVVNEALNDDGTMRQSKWYQIAGEEFLTNAYKTAQKADPKAELYYNDYNLWKPAKADGAVKLVKSLQAKGLKVTGIGMQGHYGLESPSIQQIEESIIKFSKLGKVMFTELDIDVLPNPSNRQGADIDATFAFDNKYNVYTNGLPEEVQQKLTKRYADLFALFHKHRDKITRVTFWGVTDKDSWLNDWPIKGRTSYPMIFDRNYQAKPALQAIVQAVQKK, encoded by the coding sequence ATGAGAAAGAACAGAATCATATTTGCCGCCGGAATTGCCTTCGCAACGCTGGGTTGCGTATCCGGAACGGTAAACCAGGGAGAGCCTTCCTTAAAGGAGGTGTTCAAAAAAGACTTCTACGTGGGAGCGGCCCTCAATTACCCCCAAGCCAGCGGCAAAGACCCCAAGGCAGAGGCCATCATCGCGAAGCATTTCAGCACCATTACCCCAGAGAACCTGCTCAAATGGGCCAACGTGCACCCCAAGCCCGACACTTACAATTTCAAACCCGCCGATGATTTCGTGGCCCTGGGCAAGAAGTACAAGCAGTTTATAGTGGGCCATACCCTCACCTGGCACCAGCAAACCCCTAACTGGGTGTTTGAATCTGAGCCCGGTAAACCAGCCTCCAAAGAGCAGCTTCTTCAACGTCAGACGGACCACATCATGGCAGTGGCCGGCCGGTACAAAGGCCAGATCAACGGCTGGGATGTGGTGAACGAAGCCCTGAACGATGACGGCACCATGCGCCAAAGCAAATGGTACCAGATTGCCGGCGAGGAGTTTCTGACCAATGCCTACAAAACCGCCCAAAAAGCAGATCCCAAAGCCGAACTGTACTACAATGACTATAACCTTTGGAAGCCTGCCAAGGCCGATGGCGCCGTTAAACTGGTGAAAAGCCTGCAAGCCAAAGGCCTAAAAGTTACCGGTATAGGCATGCAAGGCCACTACGGCTTAGAGTCGCCTTCCATCCAACAGATAGAGGAAAGCATCATCAAGTTTTCCAAATTGGGTAAGGTCATGTTCACCGAACTGGACATTGACGTGCTGCCCAACCCCAGCAATCGCCAAGGCGCCGACATTGACGCCACCTTTGCCTTCGACAATAAATATAATGTCTATACCAATGGCCTACCGGAAGAAGTGCAGCAGAAATTGACCAAACGCTACGCCGACCTTTTCGCATTGTTCCACAAGCACCGCGACAAGATTACCCGGGTCACCTTCTGGGGCGTCACCGACAAAGATTCCTGGCTAAACGATTGGCCCATCAAAGGCCGCACCAGCTATCCCATGATCTTTGACAGAAACTACCAGGCCAAACCCGCCCTGCAAGCCATTGTGCAGGCAGTGCAGAAGAAGTAA
- the pxpB gene encoding 5-oxoprolinase subunit PxpB, with translation MPHLPHYRLYPLGDSALVVEFGNQIAPSVFARVQAFSRYLATHPFLGMVEQVPAFTTVTVYYDPLPWFKAGAASPCQAVAEAIEQLLQNILQDLALSTPRVKEIPVCYGGVYGPDLPFVAQTNGLTPEEVVALHTGGEYLVYMIGFAPGFPYLGGMSEKISAPRKATPRAAIPAGSLGIAGAQTGIYPLETPGGWQLIGRTPMALFRPQEDSPSLLKAGDTVRFYSITEEQFKHWKEEHES, from the coding sequence ATGCCACACCTACCGCACTACCGGCTTTACCCTTTAGGGGACTCTGCGCTGGTAGTGGAGTTTGGAAACCAGATTGCGCCCTCGGTTTTTGCCCGGGTGCAGGCTTTTTCTCGCTACTTAGCTACGCACCCTTTTCTGGGCATGGTGGAGCAGGTGCCGGCGTTCACTACCGTTACGGTGTATTATGATCCTTTGCCTTGGTTCAAAGCAGGCGCGGCCTCTCCTTGCCAGGCAGTGGCGGAGGCTATAGAGCAGTTACTGCAAAACATCCTTCAGGATTTAGCGTTGTCCACGCCGCGCGTCAAAGAAATACCCGTCTGTTACGGCGGCGTTTATGGCCCGGATTTGCCATTTGTGGCCCAAACCAATGGCCTCACACCTGAAGAAGTAGTGGCCCTGCATACGGGCGGCGAGTACCTGGTGTACATGATCGGGTTTGCGCCTGGCTTCCCGTATTTGGGCGGCATGAGTGAGAAGATTTCGGCGCCCCGCAAAGCCACTCCGCGGGCAGCCATTCCGGCGGGGTCGTTGGGCATTGCCGGGGCCCAGACCGGTATTTACCCATTGGAGACGCCCGGCGGTTGGCAACTGATTGGCCGCACCCCTATGGCACTTTTCAGGCCCCAGGAGGATTCGCCCAGTTTACTGAAAGCCGGAGACACGGTACGGTTCTATTCTATCACGGAAGAGCAATTTAAGCACTGGAAGGAGGAACATGAGTCTTAG
- a CDS encoding S41 family peptidase has protein sequence MFKKLLYTGALLACAAGAASAQNAPSWLRYPSISPDGQTIVFTYKGDLYRVPSAGGAAVALTAHEAHDFMPVWSPDGKTLVFASDRYGNFDLFQMPATGGEAQRMTFHSSNELPYDIAPDGKTVYFGSARLDAASNRQYPAFYQPELYKVALSGGRVQQVLTTPAEEVQLSPDGQSLIYQDKKGGENQWRKHHVSSVARDLWKLDLKSGKHTQLTNYAGEDRTPVYADNGKTIYYLSEASGTFNVHRMAADQPSAAGTQVTKFTKHPVRFLTAANNGLLCFSFDGELYTKAPNGEPQKVNLTIAADAKTNNERIVPVAGTGVQDLAVSPNGKEIAFIYRGEVFVSAVEGTATKRITNTPEQERNVSFSPDGKSLLYASERGKGWKIMQAQMERKEEPYFYASTLVKETALIDNGKDNYQPQFSPDGKEVAFVEDRIILKVYNLASKQVRALLTTNELFSMRENDQYFTWSPDSKWLSFEFSEPGFANGEVGIIAVDGKGKKINLTESGYQDSQPQWMMGGKMLIWHSTREGMRAQANSGGSQSDIYAMFLTQEAFDKFRLSKEDYALIKEADEKAVKEKEKQKEKDKDKKKKEEPVSLPIDWEGLKTRKARLTLHSSTLSDALVSKDGETLYYLAKFEKGFNLWSTNLRTKETKMAVTLNANRASMDWDKDLKNIFLLADGKVIKLDPAANKQEAVAISGDMNLNVAAERAFMLDHVWRRTQKTFYTAGFHGANWEALRPDYDRYLPHISNNYEFSELLSELLGELNVSHSGSSYSNVPTNADATASLGIFFDQTHTGNGMKIDEVILEGPLQKAGLNVKPGMVIEKIDGEALTPEKDYAQFLNRKAGKNTLLTIYDPATKKRRDLTIKPISSGEENTLLYKRWVRRNAEEVDRLSNGQLGYVHIPSMNDPSYRTVYEEVMGKYANRKGMVVDSRNNGGGDLVADLAMFLSGKMFLNYTTDNRSTGIEPSFRWTKPSIALANEANYSDGHCFAFSYSDLKLGKLVGMPVPGTCTFAGWESLQDNSVRWGVPPLGVKDVQGRYLENLQTEPDVKVRNEYELVGKGKDQQLEVAVQELLKEVK, from the coding sequence ATGTTCAAAAAACTACTTTATACAGGAGCTTTGCTGGCTTGCGCTGCAGGGGCAGCCAGCGCTCAGAATGCGCCTTCCTGGCTGCGGTATCCGTCTATTTCTCCTGACGGGCAGACCATTGTCTTCACCTACAAAGGCGACCTGTACCGGGTGCCTTCCGCGGGAGGAGCCGCCGTAGCTCTCACGGCCCATGAGGCCCATGATTTCATGCCGGTATGGAGCCCAGACGGTAAGACTCTGGTGTTCGCGTCTGACCGCTACGGCAACTTTGATCTGTTCCAGATGCCGGCCACAGGCGGCGAGGCCCAACGCATGACCTTCCACTCCAGCAACGAGTTACCCTATGACATTGCCCCGGACGGGAAGACGGTCTATTTCGGGTCAGCCCGGCTTGATGCGGCCAGTAACCGCCAGTACCCTGCGTTTTACCAGCCCGAACTGTACAAGGTAGCCCTGAGCGGTGGACGTGTGCAGCAGGTACTCACCACTCCCGCTGAGGAAGTGCAACTGAGTCCAGACGGCCAAAGCCTGATTTACCAGGACAAGAAAGGTGGCGAGAACCAGTGGCGCAAACACCACGTTTCTTCCGTGGCCCGCGACCTCTGGAAACTGGACCTTAAAAGCGGCAAGCATACCCAACTCACCAACTACGCCGGCGAAGACCGCACTCCCGTGTATGCCGACAATGGCAAGACTATTTATTACCTGAGTGAGGCCAGCGGCACATTCAATGTACACCGCATGGCGGCAGATCAGCCCTCCGCGGCCGGTACGCAGGTCACCAAATTCACCAAGCACCCGGTGCGTTTCTTAACGGCGGCCAACAACGGCTTGCTGTGCTTCAGCTTTGACGGCGAGCTTTACACCAAGGCTCCCAACGGTGAGCCGCAGAAAGTGAACCTCACCATTGCCGCCGATGCCAAAACCAACAACGAGCGCATTGTACCTGTGGCCGGAACCGGCGTACAGGACCTGGCCGTGTCGCCTAACGGCAAAGAGATCGCCTTCATCTACAGAGGCGAAGTGTTTGTCTCGGCGGTAGAAGGCACCGCTACCAAGCGCATCACCAACACCCCGGAGCAGGAGCGCAACGTGAGTTTCTCGCCAGACGGCAAGTCGTTGCTGTACGCCAGCGAGCGCGGCAAAGGCTGGAAGATCATGCAGGCCCAGATGGAACGCAAGGAAGAGCCTTATTTCTATGCCTCCACGCTAGTAAAAGAGACCGCCCTTATTGACAACGGCAAAGACAATTACCAGCCGCAATTCTCGCCAGACGGCAAAGAGGTGGCTTTTGTGGAAGACCGCATCATCCTTAAGGTCTATAACCTGGCCAGCAAACAGGTTCGGGCCTTGTTGACAACCAATGAATTGTTCTCCATGCGCGAGAACGACCAGTACTTTACCTGGAGCCCAGACAGCAAGTGGCTTTCATTTGAGTTCTCTGAGCCAGGGTTCGCCAACGGCGAGGTAGGCATAATCGCCGTTGACGGAAAAGGCAAGAAAATCAACCTCACGGAGAGCGGCTACCAGGATTCTCAGCCCCAGTGGATGATGGGCGGCAAAATGCTTATCTGGCACAGCACCCGCGAGGGAATGCGCGCCCAGGCCAACAGCGGCGGGTCGCAGTCAGATATCTACGCCATGTTCCTGACCCAGGAGGCGTTTGACAAGTTCAGGCTGAGCAAGGAAGACTACGCCCTTATCAAGGAGGCCGATGAGAAAGCCGTCAAAGAAAAGGAAAAACAAAAGGAGAAAGACAAAGACAAAAAGAAGAAGGAAGAGCCTGTCTCTCTGCCAATTGACTGGGAAGGCCTGAAAACCCGCAAGGCCCGCCTGACGCTGCACTCCTCTACCCTCTCAGACGCGCTAGTGTCAAAAGACGGCGAGACCCTGTATTACCTGGCCAAGTTTGAGAAAGGCTTCAACCTCTGGAGCACCAACCTGCGCACCAAGGAAACCAAGATGGCCGTGACGCTTAACGCTAATCGCGCCAGCATGGATTGGGACAAAGACCTGAAGAACATTTTCCTGCTGGCCGACGGTAAGGTGATCAAGCTGGACCCTGCCGCCAACAAACAGGAAGCTGTGGCCATCAGTGGCGACATGAACCTGAACGTGGCTGCTGAGCGGGCCTTCATGCTGGACCACGTGTGGCGCCGCACACAGAAAACCTTCTACACCGCCGGTTTCCACGGCGCCAACTGGGAGGCCCTCCGTCCGGACTATGACCGGTACCTGCCGCACATCAGCAACAACTATGAGTTCTCTGAGCTCCTGAGCGAATTGTTGGGTGAATTGAACGTGTCGCACTCCGGCTCCAGCTACTCTAACGTTCCCACCAACGCAGACGCTACGGCCTCTCTGGGTATCTTCTTTGACCAGACCCACACCGGCAACGGCATGAAGATAGATGAGGTGATTCTGGAAGGTCCGTTACAGAAGGCAGGCCTGAACGTGAAGCCTGGTATGGTGATTGAGAAAATTGACGGCGAGGCCCTAACACCTGAAAAAGACTACGCGCAGTTTTTAAACCGCAAAGCCGGCAAGAACACGCTGCTCACCATCTATGATCCTGCCACCAAAAAACGGAGAGACCTTACCATTAAACCAATTTCCAGCGGCGAAGAAAATACCCTGCTCTACAAGCGCTGGGTGCGCCGCAATGCTGAGGAGGTAGACCGCTTGAGCAACGGCCAACTAGGCTACGTGCACATACCCAGCATGAATGACCCAAGTTACCGTACCGTGTATGAAGAAGTGATGGGCAAGTACGCCAACCGCAAAGGCATGGTAGTAGACTCCCGCAACAACGGCGGCGGGGACCTGGTAGCGGACCTGGCCATGTTCCTGAGCGGAAAAATGTTCCTGAACTATACCACAGACAACCGCTCCACAGGCATTGAACCCTCTTTTAGGTGGACCAAGCCCAGCATTGCCCTGGCCAACGAAGCCAACTACTCAGACGGCCACTGCTTCGCGTTCAGTTACTCAGACCTGAAGCTGGGTAAACTGGTGGGTATGCCCGTACCGGGCACCTGTACTTTTGCCGGCTGGGAGTCCTTGCAGGACAACAGCGTACGCTGGGGCGTTCCGCCGCTGGGCGTGAAAGACGTGCAAGGCCGCTACCTGGAAAACCTGCAGACCGAACCAGACGTGAAAGTGCGCAATGAGTATGAATTGGTAGGCAAAGGCAAAGACCAGCAATTGGAGGTAGCCGTGCAAGAGCTCTTGAAAGAAGTAAAATAG
- a CDS encoding helix-turn-helix domain-containing protein: MLEATLAYINNHLEENITLEELAGVTGYSPYYLHRKLKEELEEPIGNFIIRQRVQTAAYLLCFTSLSVTDIRLLVGYENDSAFSRIFKKIKGASPRVFRKNQRLHAAGITTERYLSLKCEVVRLPEQQAVLFPCIGNYFSRDIYKVWDKVASFLEEQYLAPEQCTFYSVFYDCQSISPESVCRYDAAIVSKKSLFFIG; encoded by the coding sequence ATGCTGGAGGCAACCTTAGCTTATATCAACAACCACTTGGAAGAGAATATTACTCTGGAGGAATTGGCTGGTGTGACGGGGTATTCGCCTTACTACCTTCACCGTAAGTTAAAGGAAGAGTTGGAGGAGCCTATTGGCAATTTCATCATTAGGCAACGGGTACAGACGGCAGCCTACCTGCTCTGTTTTACAAGCTTATCTGTTACAGATATCAGGCTATTGGTGGGCTATGAAAACGATAGCGCCTTTAGCAGGATATTTAAGAAAATTAAAGGCGCAAGCCCCAGGGTATTCAGGAAAAACCAAAGGCTGCACGCTGCTGGCATTACCACAGAAAGATACCTGTCCCTGAAGTGCGAAGTGGTACGACTGCCGGAGCAACAGGCGGTTTTGTTTCCTTGCATTGGTAACTATTTTTCCAGGGACATTTACAAAGTATGGGATAAAGTAGCCTCCTTTCTTGAAGAACAGTACTTGGCACCAGAGCAATGTACCTTTTACAGCGTTTTTTATGATTGCCAGAGCATCAGCCCTGAAAGTGTTTGCCGTTATGATGCCGCCATTGTAAGCAAAAAAAGCCTCTTCTTTATCGGTTAG